The following proteins are encoded in a genomic region of Candidatus Neomarinimicrobiota bacterium:
- a CDS encoding Fic family protein, with amino-acid sequence MIANNTQYSCEIPHIHDRTLPEPGSLVGYTAIINALELEVPIPDIVSIISKKNKRYEEDGWKVFTPKHQPEDSLYHHLVFALKYEGINLLLFKKLFQSLSESEIIEILQIAPTGQYSRKIWFLYEWLMDNKLDIPDLRIKNAVPLLDDKLQYTGKGVSSPRHRILNNLPGTSTFCPLIRKTEKLQAFIHSNLADRKNDYLQSVHKDVLQRASGFLLLKDSKASFTIEGETPGNKRAQRWGEAIGQAGSQPLTKDELLRLQKLVIENSRFTAMGYREAGGFVGSHDRLTGEPIPDHISARWQDVSSLLDGLIEMDHLLEESDYDSVLAAAIIAFSFVFIHPFVDGNGRLHRYLIHHILAKMNFTQQGIVFPVSASMLDHIGDYQKVLESYSRPLLEFIEWKATSKGNVEVLNETSDYYRYFDATKQAEFLYASVQDTVETIIPYEVDYLNHYFEMKRYLDNNYEMPDGTVALLVRFLEQNGGKLSIRARSKEFRALSNDEVTDIENVYQEIFEIIK; translated from the coding sequence ATGATAGCAAATAATACCCAATATTCATGTGAAATACCTCATATTCATGACAGAACTCTACCTGAGCCCGGATCATTGGTGGGCTACACTGCGATCATCAATGCTTTAGAACTAGAGGTTCCAATTCCAGATATCGTATCGATAATATCAAAGAAAAATAAACGGTATGAAGAAGATGGCTGGAAAGTCTTTACGCCCAAGCATCAGCCAGAAGATTCCCTGTATCACCATTTGGTGTTCGCCTTAAAGTACGAAGGCATAAATCTGCTATTATTCAAAAAACTGTTTCAAAGTCTCTCTGAATCAGAAATTATTGAAATACTACAAATAGCGCCAACAGGGCAGTACAGTCGGAAAATATGGTTTCTGTATGAATGGTTGATGGATAATAAATTGGATATTCCAGACCTGCGGATAAAAAATGCTGTCCCCCTTTTGGACGATAAACTTCAATATACTGGAAAAGGGGTTAGCTCTCCCCGGCACAGAATTTTAAACAATCTCCCCGGGACGAGTACATTTTGTCCGTTGATCAGGAAGACCGAGAAACTTCAGGCTTTTATCCATTCAAATTTAGCTGACAGAAAAAATGATTATTTGCAGAGCGTCCATAAAGATGTATTGCAGCGTGCTTCGGGATTTCTTTTGTTAAAAGATTCTAAGGCATCTTTTACCATCGAAGGTGAAACTCCAGGCAATAAACGGGCTCAACGGTGGGGGGAGGCAATTGGTCAGGCTGGGAGTCAGCCCTTGACTAAGGATGAGTTACTTCGGTTGCAAAAACTGGTCATCGAGAATAGTCGGTTTACAGCTATGGGTTATAGAGAAGCAGGTGGTTTTGTAGGATCACATGATCGTTTGACAGGAGAACCGATTCCAGATCATATCTCAGCAAGATGGCAAGATGTGAGTTCTTTATTGGATGGTCTGATCGAAATGGATCATTTATTAGAGGAATCAGATTATGACTCGGTCTTAGCAGCTGCAATCATAGCTTTTTCTTTTGTATTTATACATCCATTTGTTGATGGCAATGGCCGATTACACCGTTACCTAATCCATCACATCCTGGCGAAGATGAATTTTACTCAACAGGGGATTGTCTTTCCGGTCTCCGCCTCAATGTTGGATCATATTGGAGATTATCAGAAAGTTCTAGAGTCATATTCACGACCACTACTTGAATTCATTGAATGGAAAGCCACATCAAAGGGTAATGTGGAAGTTCTTAATGAGACATCAGATTATTATCGGTATTTTGATGCAACCAAACAGGCTGAATTCTTGTACGCCTCTGTCCAGGATACGGTCGAAACAATTATACCATATGAGGTCGATTACTTAAATCATTATTTTGAAATGAAACGGTATTTAGATAATAATTATGAGATGCCTGATGGAACCGTTGCACTTCTTGTACGCTTTTTGGAACAAAATGGAGGGAAGTTATCAATTAGGGCAAGGTCAAAAGAATTCAGGGCACTATCCAATGATGAAGTTACTGATATTGAAAATGTGTATCAGGAGATCTTCGAAATAATCAAATAG
- a CDS encoding DUF6088 family protein — MKVTEKIAKKIKRMKEGSVFGYTQLGIEPDEFVAAAKALERFVKNETIGKVSKGKFYKPKETVFGKLKPREDELLKLYLFSGRKQVAYITGTALFNRLGLTTQVPKVIKVASQDKRISINNGSLRVKSVTGYVRVTNDNVYLLELLDVMKDFSKIPDLDKDMAIRYLKGRLGNLSGKEKSKIVTYALEYPPRVRALLGLLLSEIGSCEKIEKLKESLNPLSKYDYGLSSALVEGAAAWGVA; from the coding sequence ATGAAGGTTACAGAGAAAATCGCAAAAAAGATTAAGCGGATGAAAGAAGGATCCGTATTTGGGTATACTCAACTTGGAATAGAGCCCGATGAATTTGTTGCTGCAGCCAAAGCATTAGAGCGGTTTGTGAAAAATGAGACTATTGGCAAAGTCTCTAAGGGAAAATTTTATAAGCCAAAGGAAACAGTGTTCGGAAAGCTGAAGCCACGTGAGGATGAATTGCTGAAATTGTATTTATTTTCTGGTCGGAAGCAAGTTGCCTATATCACCGGTACAGCGCTTTTCAATCGATTGGGGCTAACAACACAAGTTCCTAAGGTTATCAAAGTGGCAAGTCAGGATAAGCGGATATCTATTAACAATGGAAGTTTGCGAGTGAAGTCTGTCACAGGCTATGTGAGAGTAACAAACGACAATGTCTACCTTCTTGAGCTCCTTGATGTCATGAAAGATTTCTCGAAAATACCGGATTTAGATAAAGATATGGCAATTCGTTATTTGAAAGGACGATTAGGGAACCTGAGTGGGAAAGAGAAATCAAAAATAGTAACGTATGCCCTGGAGTATCCCCCGAGAGTTCGGGCGCTACTTGGCCTGCTCTTAAGTGAAATTGGGTCCTGTGAAAAGATTGAGAAGCTCAAGGAAAGTCTCAATCCACTATCGAAGTATGATTACGGTCTTAGCAGTGCCTTGGTTGAAGGGGCAGCAGCGTGGGGGGTGGCTTGA
- a CDS encoding nucleotidyl transferase AbiEii/AbiGii toxin family protein, producing MNLHENEELFQDAVVATAQMLDIPEIFVEKDYWVTLVLHKIFHSSMAEAAVFKGGTALSKCHGLIERFSEDIDMVVLKNPGDSHSQLDRKVRKIGKVVESILPEIHIEGVTNKMGKIRKTAHQFEKVFSGDYGQVRPDIIVETTWFGNSEPNTEEDVSSYIAEMMHRQNQHDLIEEYGLQPFKVRVVSKEISLCEKIMSLVRFSRRENAYEDLANKIRHIYDIHMMLLDSEIEQFFKSQLFDKMLITVGKEDVESFNNNNEWLVEHPGKAVIFNQVQDTWNNIRSTYRGVFSELVIGKLPDDNEIISTLKRVSNRLNKVDWKLG from the coding sequence TTGAATCTCCATGAAAACGAAGAATTGTTTCAAGATGCAGTTGTAGCTACTGCACAAATGCTTGATATCCCTGAAATCTTTGTAGAAAAAGACTATTGGGTAACATTGGTACTGCATAAGATTTTTCACTCAAGTATGGCTGAGGCTGCTGTATTTAAGGGAGGCACAGCACTTTCAAAATGTCATGGGTTGATTGAGAGATTTTCAGAAGACATAGACATGGTCGTATTGAAAAACCCAGGGGATAGTCATAGTCAGTTAGATAGAAAAGTTAGGAAAATAGGAAAGGTAGTCGAATCGATTCTACCGGAGATCCACATTGAGGGTGTGACAAATAAAATGGGAAAAATCAGGAAAACAGCACACCAATTTGAAAAAGTCTTCTCTGGGGATTATGGTCAGGTTCGACCTGATATCATTGTAGAGACAACCTGGTTCGGAAACTCTGAGCCTAATACTGAAGAGGATGTAAGTTCTTATATCGCCGAGATGATGCACAGGCAGAATCAACACGACCTGATCGAAGAATACGGTTTACAGCCTTTTAAAGTGAGAGTCGTCAGTAAAGAGATATCTCTTTGTGAAAAGATAATGAGTCTTGTCCGATTTTCTCGCCGGGAAAACGCGTACGAAGATCTAGCCAATAAAATTAGACATATTTATGATATACATATGATGTTACTGGATAGTGAGATTGAACAATTCTTTAAGAGCCAACTGTTTGATAAAATGCTCATAACAGTTGGCAAAGAAGATGTGGAGAGCTTCAACAACAATAACGAATGGCTTGTTGAACACCCGGGAAAAGCGGTCATTTTTAATCAAGTTCAAGATACTTGGAATAATATTCGCTCAACATACCGGGGTGTCTTCAGCGAATTAGTCATTGGCAAGCTTCCTGATGACAATGAAATAATCTCTACACTTAAGAGAGTCTCAAATCGGCTAAATAAAGTGGATTGGAAATTGGGCTGA
- a CDS encoding TonB-dependent receptor has product MTWLRKWQSSSLIVLLLVAQATFGGQGGKISGQVSDAQSGDPLPGANVMITHRWIDGQEIPLDNLIGTATDVDGHYYLLNIYPGSYSLRVDFIGMSSRVVTDVAIMVDMTTFIDIAMENNALEGEAVIVESQRKNTVQTDLTATKQVYQISDVQSIAGVNDIGDIINLQADVVDDHFRGGRVGEASYLLGGATIVNPLTNGRAFKPIVTGLEQVEVYTSGFSSEYGNAQSGVINMITKEGREKWESRLEVSIVAPYYKVWEEFLDADSNQTLKPGSPYDKNSLDFYEMLTDTAEWLKENPQQPGRVLYDLGYGFGSIYLPPRTTWPPNPLSFSDSIQLARLGQVAWLQSVRDVGLQYDNTFDNRLDFSTGGPVAENIKMFVAVRQNRSYTRIPTQNPDTDRQLMSSLVYRPTVSDKYKLSWNYNKSSQTYFSSSYRYWLFDPALATSQRLSKSTQLGLDWNHVVNPSTFWHLRFSTLELMNEELLALLAEDQFVTDYMKSSNWVDLVGPSAHRVGRMNDDGGRDITTTYAAQADITSQIDPANMLKGGIQFNYYDIVVDKMYNRYGEADIRYLSFTGNPFEGAIFAQDKMEFEGMIANVGMRLDFYQLNTDFYADLYAPLRNPNYDPTLPYLDRGPYYSRDLAATEHSQVYWKLQPRIGVSFPVDETTVFHLNYGTFSQRPNFNQLFYNQITQNNEIEILGNPRLKPEETNAYDMGIVKGLPVFGLTIDVSAYYKDVKNLIQSAYYYDEQQAIYRTYINRDYADIKGFHVNMERKHGNLRGYLRYNYESATGKSSNDLNAPVTFFEIADPVYGLEQLPDPADVYLDYDRTHKTVMNIRYKTPKRFGPDIAGIYPLAQFSFSMTNKYSTGRPYTDPETGLLFTERTPDEEEVRLRIEKGMTLSGTKATIYLEGYNVTNQVVWDYSRTYDNPYNTPRLKTDPEGILTYELYEPYVSSQDIYLLRNQPRHWRFGLIVKF; this is encoded by the coding sequence ATGACTTGGTTACGTAAGTGGCAATCATCTTCTTTGATCGTACTGTTGTTGGTCGCACAGGCCACTTTTGGCGGACAGGGTGGAAAAATATCTGGACAGGTCAGCGATGCTCAATCTGGAGATCCATTGCCGGGTGCGAATGTAATGATCACCCATCGTTGGATCGACGGCCAGGAAATCCCTCTGGATAACCTGATTGGAACAGCGACTGATGTGGATGGTCACTATTACCTCTTAAATATTTATCCCGGTAGCTATTCACTAAGAGTCGATTTTATTGGAATGTCGAGTCGGGTGGTCACCGATGTTGCGATTATGGTCGATATGACAACCTTTATAGATATTGCTATGGAAAACAATGCGCTCGAAGGTGAAGCGGTTATCGTTGAATCTCAACGAAAGAATACGGTCCAAACAGATCTCACAGCTACCAAACAAGTCTACCAAATATCTGATGTTCAAAGTATTGCCGGTGTTAATGATATCGGTGATATCATTAACCTGCAAGCCGATGTGGTTGATGATCATTTTCGGGGAGGGCGAGTCGGCGAGGCAAGTTATCTCCTCGGTGGTGCAACCATCGTTAATCCTTTGACCAATGGCAGGGCTTTTAAGCCAATCGTCACCGGTCTGGAACAGGTTGAAGTCTATACCAGTGGCTTTAGCTCTGAATATGGAAATGCCCAGTCTGGTGTGATCAATATGATTACTAAAGAAGGCCGGGAAAAATGGGAATCACGCCTGGAGGTTTCCATAGTTGCACCGTACTATAAGGTCTGGGAGGAATTTCTGGATGCCGATAGTAACCAAACACTGAAGCCGGGAAGTCCTTATGATAAAAACAGTCTGGATTTTTATGAAATGTTGACTGATACAGCTGAATGGTTAAAAGAAAATCCACAGCAGCCCGGGAGAGTTCTGTATGACCTGGGGTATGGCTTCGGTTCCATCTATTTGCCACCACGTACAACCTGGCCTCCCAATCCGCTCTCCTTTAGCGATTCGATCCAACTTGCACGTCTGGGACAGGTCGCCTGGCTTCAATCTGTAAGGGATGTGGGGCTCCAGTATGACAATACATTTGACAATCGCTTAGACTTTTCAACAGGGGGACCGGTTGCTGAAAATATAAAGATGTTTGTGGCTGTACGGCAGAACAGATCCTATACCCGAATTCCAACCCAGAACCCGGATACTGATAGACAACTGATGAGTAGCTTGGTCTACAGACCTACTGTATCTGATAAATATAAATTGAGTTGGAATTATAATAAATCTAGTCAAACCTACTTTAGCAGTTCATATCGATACTGGCTCTTTGATCCAGCCCTGGCAACCTCCCAACGATTATCTAAGTCCACCCAGTTGGGACTGGATTGGAACCATGTGGTTAATCCTTCAACCTTCTGGCATTTGCGTTTTAGCACCTTAGAACTTATGAATGAGGAATTACTGGCTCTGTTAGCTGAGGATCAATTTGTAACCGATTATATGAAATCTTCTAACTGGGTTGACCTGGTTGGCCCCTCTGCCCACCGGGTTGGAAGAATGAACGATGATGGTGGCCGTGATATTACCACTACCTATGCAGCCCAAGCAGATATTACATCTCAAATTGACCCCGCCAACATGCTCAAAGGTGGCATTCAGTTCAATTACTATGATATTGTTGTGGATAAAATGTATAACCGGTATGGCGAAGCCGATATCAGGTATTTAAGCTTCACTGGAAATCCCTTTGAAGGCGCTATTTTCGCTCAGGACAAGATGGAATTTGAAGGGATGATCGCCAACGTGGGAATGCGTCTTGATTTCTATCAGCTCAATACAGACTTCTATGCTGACCTATATGCCCCGCTGCGAAATCCCAACTATGATCCAACTTTACCCTATCTTGACCGGGGTCCATATTATTCACGGGACCTGGCAGCAACTGAACATTCCCAAGTATATTGGAAGCTACAGCCTCGTATTGGTGTCAGTTTCCCAGTAGATGAAACAACAGTATTTCATCTTAATTATGGTACTTTTTCACAGCGTCCAAATTTTAATCAACTCTTCTATAACCAGATCACACAGAATAACGAAATAGAAATTCTCGGTAATCCCAGATTGAAGCCCGAAGAGACCAATGCCTACGACATGGGTATTGTAAAAGGCTTACCTGTGTTTGGGTTGACCATTGATGTCAGCGCTTATTATAAAGATGTTAAAAATCTCATTCAAAGCGCCTACTATTATGATGAGCAACAAGCCATTTACCGAACTTACATCAATCGGGATTATGCAGATATCAAAGGCTTTCACGTGAATATGGAGCGCAAACACGGGAATCTCCGAGGATATCTACGCTATAATTATGAATCGGCCACCGGCAAGAGCAGCAATGATCTAAATGCGCCCGTAACCTTTTTTGAAATAGCAGATCCGGTATACGGTCTTGAACAATTGCCAGATCCTGCTGATGTATATCTGGACTATGACCGAACCCACAAAACGGTGATGAATATTCGCTACAAGACACCAAAGAGATTTGGACCGGATATTGCCGGAATTTATCCGCTGGCTCAATTTAGTTTTAGTATGACTAATAAATACAGTACAGGAAGGCCCTATACAGATCCTGAAACAGGTCTCCTCTTTACTGAAAGAACTCCCGATGAAGAAGAAGTTCGCCTCCGGATTGAGAAGGGGATGACCCTCTCCGGCACGAAAGCAACCATCTATCTGGAAGGCTATAATGTAACCAATCAAGTCGTTTGGGATTACAGTCGCACCTATGATAATCCATATAATACACCGAGGCTGAAGACTGATCCAGAGGGTATTTTGACCTACGAACTTTACGAACCTTATGTGAGCAGTCAGGATATATATCTATTGCGCAATCAACCCAGACACTGGCGTTTTGGCCTGATAGTGAAATTTTAA